Proteins from one Juglans microcarpa x Juglans regia isolate MS1-56 chromosome 1S, Jm3101_v1.0, whole genome shotgun sequence genomic window:
- the LOC121245838 gene encoding LOW QUALITY PROTEIN: TNF receptor-associated factor homolog 1a-like (The sequence of the model RefSeq protein was modified relative to this genomic sequence to represent the inferred CDS: inserted 1 base in 1 codon), whose protein sequence is MEGISSGQPQRCQSGEALAEWRSSEQVENGTPSTSPPYWDTDDDDDGGPKPSELYGKYTWRIEKFSQINKRELRSNQFEVGGYKWYILIYPQGCDVCNHLSLFLCVANHDKLLPGWSHFAQFTIAVVNKDPKKSKYSDTLHRFWKKEHDWGWKKFMELSKVSDGFIDADTLIIKAQVQVIREKADRPFRCLDCQYRRELVRVYLTNVEQICRRFVEERRSKLGKLIDDKARWSSFRAFWLGIDQNARRRMSRERTDLILKVVVKHFFIEKEVTSTLVMDSLYSGLKALEGQTLSKKGRLEAEEIPAPIVCVEKDTFVLADDVLALLERAAMDLLPPKDDKGPQNRTKDGNSGEDFNKDSIERDERRLTELGCRTVEIFVLAHIFSNKIEVAYQEAVSLKRQEELIREEEAAWLAESEQKAKRGATEKEKKSKKSKAKQKRNNRRGKEKGREERPSMVVQDNHQQENLNDEKQDSVVEEVSHMVDKLDMLEDVSDVSDSVDGVPEVLQPDSEDRDADPVNWDTDTFEVHPSMEATSSGISSLSIQQNGVSERKSPSVMDDSSSTCSTDSVPSVVTNGPYKXNSFPNYINQKSPGRGRNRRSKAACDGTGWANEIDNQPSAPSDDAGDQNDLSGSCKAGESDSQAVLFEQRMVKKEEAVSLQKKLSTKEQTDVERTSKDRTSAIPSSPRSPPRNSASTIRSKNSIVVDSVLVGKASSNDTQHAPLIPASQISVMSKPEIQKAASVKPTEKAVAQQVPVMSRPSSAPLIPGPRPTAPAVSRIQTAPPLARSMSATGRLGPEPLPATHGYVSQSYRNAIVGNAVASGSCGFAHPKSQSSGVNQSSAFSQSATLVSAPMFLPQSPERVDPTMVKSGFPYGIVMRDVLQTGAHWMESSQREASRNMHYDHTSLLNDVQNLSLYKPAYNGSQGQLSNQFPACTSGQQSQGVLADEFPHLDIINDLLDDERSIGKAGSTVYESLSNGPQVLNRQFSFPGDTSISSDVGSAYSSCRFERSRSYHDVGFPRHLHSSGSHYESMWDFIPQGNASPYVNGQVDGLVLNQWQAAGSDLSLLGTRNTEGDGYPYYNPDYSNAACGVNGYRVFRPSNGH, encoded by the exons GGCCAAAACCTTCTGAGTTATATGGAAAATATACGTGGAGGATAGAGAAATTTTCACAGATTAACAAAAGAGAACTCCGTAGTAATCAATTTGAGGTTGGCGGCTACAAATG gtacattttaatttatcccCAAGGCTGTGATGTCTGCAATcatctttctttgtttctttgtgtTGCCAATCATGACAAACTTCTTCCAG GCTGGAGCCATTTTGCACAGTTTACCATAGCTGTGGTGAATAAAGATCcaaagaaatcaaaatattcTG ACACTTTACATCGATTCTGGAAGAAAGAGCATGACTGGGGGTGGAAAAAATTCATGGAGCTGTCAAAAGTGTCTGATGGGTTTATTGATGCTGACACTCTTATAATAAAGGCTCAAGTCCAAGTCATAAG GGAGAAAGCAGACAGGCCCTTTCGTTGTCTTGATTGTCAGTATAGGAGAGAACTTGTTAGGGTATATTTGACAAATGTGGAGCAGATTTGCCGGCGATTTGTAGAAGAGAGAAGAAGCAAGCTTGGAAAGTTAATAGATGATAAAGCTAGGTGGTCAAG TTTCCGTGCTTTCTGGTTGGGAATCGACCAAAATGCTAGGCGCCGTATGTCCAGGGAGAGGACAGACTTGATTTTAAAAGTAGTTGTGAAGCATTTCTTTATAGAAAAGGAAGTCACGTCTACTTTGGTGATGGATTCCTTGTATAGTGGATTAAAGGCTCTTGAAGGCCAGACTCTGAGTAAAAAAGGGAGGTTGGAGGCTGAAGAAATTCCTGCCCCCATTGTTTGTGTGGAAAAAGATACATTTGTATTGGCTGATGATGTCTTAGCATTACTTGAGAGGGCTGCCATGGATCTTTTGCCACCAAAAGATGACAAGGGTCCTCAGAATCGTACAAAG GATGGAAACTCTGGAGAGGACTTCAATAAAGATTCTATTGAACGTGATGAGAGGCGTCTTACGGAATTGGGTTGCAGAACTGTGGAGATATTTGTCCTTGCCCATATTTTCAG CAATAAAATTGAGGTTGCCTACCAGGAAGCTGTCTCTTTGAAGAGGCAAGAGGAGCTCATCCGTGAAGAAGAAGCAGCATGGCTTGCTGAAAGTGAACAGAAGGCAAAACGTGGAGCaactgaaaaggaaaagaaatcaaagaaaagcAAG GCAAAACAAAAACGAAATAACCGAAGAGGGAAGGAAAAAGGCAGGGAGGAAAGGCCTAGCATGGTGGTACAAGACAATCATCAACAGGAAAACCTCAATGATGAAAAACAAGACAGCGTCGTGGAGGAGGTGTCACACATGGTTGATAAGCTTGATATGCTAGAAGATGTTTCCGATGTGTCTGATTCAGTAGATGGTGTTCCTGAAGTTCTTCAGCCTGACTCAGAAGACCGGGATGCTGATCCTGTCAATTGGGATACTGACACATTTGAAGTTCATCCCTCAATGGAAGCCACTAGTAGTGGAATTAGTTCTCTATCAattcaacaaaatggtgtttctGAAAGAAAGAGCCCTTCAGTAATGGATGATAGTTCTTCAACGTGTTCTACAGACTCTGTACCATCAGTGGTAACAAATGGGCCCTATA GGAACTCTTTCCCAAACTATATAAACCAAAAATCACCTGGCAG GGGAAGGAACCGGCGAAGTAAAGCTGCCTGTGATGGAACTGGTTGGGCAAATGAGATAGATAATCAGCCTTCCGCTCCTTCAGATGATGCAGGGGATCAAAATGATTTATCTGGTAGTTGTAAAGCTGGTGAATCCGACTCTCAGGCTGTTCTCTTCGAGCAGCGTATGGTTAAGAAG GAAGAAGCTGTTTCGCTGCAGAAGAAGCTAAGCACCAAAGAGCAGACTGATGTGGAAAGAACCTCTAAAGATAGGACATCAGCAATACCATCCTCTCCGAGAAGCCCACCCAGGAATTCAGCCTCAACCATTCGATCAAAGAATAGTATTGTTGTTGATTCTGTTCTGGTTGGGAAAGCTTCTTCAAATGACACTCAACATGCACCGCTGATTCCAGCCTCCCAAATTAGTGTTATGTCCAAACCTGAGATCCAGAAAGCTGCAAGCGTCAAACCAACTGAAAAGGCCGTGGCACAGCAAGTACCTGTGATGTCAAGGCCCTCTAGTGCTCCTCTAATTCCTGGTCCCAGGCCAACTGCTCCTGCTGTTTCCAGGATTCAAACAGCCCCACCACTTGCCCGTTCAATGAGTGCAACTGGCCGGTTAGGTCCTGAGCCCTTACCAGCAACACATGGTTATGTTTCCCAGTCCTATAGAAATGCCATCGTGGGTAACGCTGTTGCTTCAGGTTCATGTGGTTTTGCTCATCCCAAATCTCAAAGCTCAGGGGTGAATCAATCCTCTGCTTTCTCACAATCAGCTACCTTGGTATCTGCACCAATGTTTTTACCCCAGAGCCCTGAGAGGGTTGATCCAACCATGGTCAAATCAGGTTTTCCCTATGGCATAGTAATGCGGGATGTTTTACAGACTGGAGCTCACTGGATGGAGTCTTCCCAAAGGGAAGCCAGCAGAAACATGCACTATGATCATACTTCCCTGCTTAATGACGTTCAAAACTTGAGTTTGTACAAGCCTGCTTACAACGGATCACAGGGACAATTATCCAATCAGTTCCCAGCCTGTACATCTGGCCAGCAGAGCCAAGGTGTGTTGGCTGATGAGTTCCCGCATCTAGATATCATTAATGATTTGCTCGATGATGAACGTAGTATTGGGAAAGCAGGGAGCACAGTTTATGAGTCTCTCAGCAATGGGCCACAGGTATTGAATAGGCAGTTCTCATTTCCTGGTGACACAAGTATATCCAGTGATGTGGGCTCCGCATATAGCTCTTGCAGGTTTGAGCGATCGCGGAGTTACCATGATGTTGGGTTTCCACGGCACCTTCACTCTTCTGGCAGCCATTATGAATCGATGTGGGATTTCATTCCGCAAGGCAATGCATCACCTTATGTAAATGGGCAGGTAGATGGGTTGGTTCTAAATCAGTGGCAGGCAGCCGGTTCTGATTTATCTCTACTCGGGACGAGGAATACAGAGGGAGATGGTTACCCTTACTATAATCCAGATTATTCAAATGCGGCATGTGGCGTCAATGGGTATAGAGTTTTCCGGCCTTCAAATGGGCATTGA